GCTACGGGTTTCGCAGCGTGGTGGTGGTGGCCTTCATCATCAGCCTGTTTCCCGTGATCACAAACGCCACGGCGGGCCTCACGCAGATCGACCGCAATCTTTTGGAGCTGTTCGAGCTCGCCGGGGCGACGCGCCGGCAGGTGCTCGTCAAGCTGCGGCTGCCAAGCAGCGTGCCGCACCTCGTGACGGGGGCGCGGATTTCGGCCGGGCTATCGGTGGTCGGGGCCATCGTGGGCGAGATTTTTGCCGGCAGCGGCGCGCGTTGGTCGGGCCTCGGCTACCTGATCCAGCAGACGACCGGCTTTCAGAAGACCGGCGAGCTGTTCGCCGCCGTGCTCACCTCCGCGGCGCTGGGCATGGTGATTTTCGGCAGCGTCAGTGCGCTGGGCTCGTTGATCATGAGGTTCTGGCGGGCCTAGCTTGACGCCCAACGGTGCATGCCTACGATTTGGATGGCGACATGCTCTGTCTGCAGACGGAGCCTGCCTGCTGACCGAAAGGACGACCAACGCACGTGCGCGACGAGTTTGCCCGACTCGACGAACTGACCCCGCGAGACCTCGAAAACATCGAGCGCACGACGCGCGAGGTGGGTGATTACCTATTCGCCCATCTCGAGGGCCGCCGGGCCAGCGTTTTCGAGCGGCGTTGGTGGGACGATCGCGTCATGGCCTGGGCCCTGCGCGACGAATCGGTGAAGGTGCAGATGTTCCGCTTCATCGACGTGCTGCCGATGCTCAACAGCACCGCCGCGGTCGTGGGGCACCTGCACGAATACTTCCACGAAGTCGAACGGCATTTGCCCGGCGCGGTCCGGTTGGCGTTGGCCGCGGCCACGCCCGACTCGCTGATGGGCCGGGCCATGGCCATCGCCGCCCGACGAAACGCGATGGGACACGCGCGGCGGTTCATCGCCGGCGCCAACACGGCCGAGGTTCTCGCCGCCGCCATGCGCGAGCGCAAACTCCGCCGCGCCTTTACGCTCGATATCTTGGGCGAAGCCGTGACGAGCGAAGTCGAGGCCGACCGCTATTGGCGGCTCTACCTCGACCTGATCGAACAGATCAGCCCCACGGTCAACGCCTGGCGTGAAGAGCCGCAGATCGATCGCGCAGGACTCAGCGAGCTGCCGCGGGTAAACCTGTCGATCAAGCTCTCGGCGCTCGACAGCCGCTTCGACCCGATCGACCCGGAGGGAACGATGCAGCGGGTCGGCCGCCGCTTGCGTCCGCTGTTGCGACTGGCCCGCGAGCATCATGCCCACATCCACGTCGATATGGAGTCGTATCAGACCAAGGCGCTCACGCTCCGTATCTTTCGCGAAATCTTGATGGAGCCGGAGTTCCGCGATTGGCCGCACGTGGGCATCGTCATTCAGGCGTATCTGCGCGATGCGGCCGACGACCTTGTGTCGCTCGGCAAGTGGGCGCGCGAGCGCGGCACGCCCGTGTGGGTGCGGCTGGTCAAAGGAGCTTATTGGGACTACGAGACGATCCATGCCCAGTCGGTCGGCTGGCCGCTGCCGGTCTGGCAGGAGAAATGGCAGTCGGACGCCAACTTCGAGCAGCTTACGCGATACCTGCTCATGCACCGCGACGTGCTCAAGACCGCGCTGGGGAGCCACAACCTCCGCTCGCTGGCGCACGGCATCGCGGTGGCCCGGCACCTCGGCCTCTCGCCCAGCGCCTTCGAGCTGCAGATGCTCTACGGCATGGGCGACCAGGAAAAGCAAGCGCTGGTCGATCTCGGCCATCGCATGCGGATTTACATGCCTTACGGCGAGCTGATTCCGGGCATGGCTTATCTCGTGCGCCGGCTGTTGGAAAACACGTCAAACGATTCCTTCCTCAGGGCGAGTTTTGCCGAAGAGATTTCGCCGGAGAGACTCCTTATGAACCCGCTTGAACATCGTTCGGAAAAAACCGTAGGCATCTCGCTCCGCGAGATGAATCCCCACGCGGAGCGTGAGGCCTACGGTACGTTCTCCAATGAACCCACGGCCGACTTTGCCCGTGAGGAAAACCGCCAGGCGATGCAAGCCGCGCTTGCGCAGGTTGGCGAGCAGCTCGGCCGCCACTGTCCGCTTTGGATCGCCGGCCGGCCGGTAGACACCGGCGACCGGCTGACGTCGATCGATCCCTCGCATGGCGAGCGCGTCGTCGGCACCAGTGCCGCCGCTTCGGCCGAACATGTCGACCAGGCCGTCGCCGCGGCCAAAGGCGCCTTGGCCGAGTGGAACGGCCTGGGGGTCGAGGCCCGTGCGGACTTTTTGCGTCGCGCCGCCGAGGTGCTCAGGCGTCGGCGTTTCGAGCTGGCCGCCTGGGAAGTCTACGAGTGCGGCAAAGGCTGGCGCGAGTCCGACGCCGACATTTGCGAGGCCATCGACTTTTGCGAGTTCTATGCGCGTGAGGCGATGTTTCTGCAAGGCGCTGGAGGATGGCCTTCCCAGGCCGTCCCGGAAATCGAAGGACCAACGGCACGGCCTGGGAAGGCCATCCTCCATGGCGTCGATGTGCCCGGCGAGGAAAACCGCTTCACCTATCTTCCCCGCGGCGTGACCGGCGTGATCGCGCCCTGGAACTTTCCCTTGGCAATTCTGACCGGCATGACCACGGCGGCCTTGGTCACCGGTAATACCGTGGTAATGAAGCCGGCCGAACAATCGCCGGTCATCGCCGCCAAGCTCATGGAGACCTTCGACGAAGTCGGCCTGCCGAAGGGCGTGCTCAACTATCTGCCCGGCACGGGCGAGGTGGCCGGCGCGCGGCTGGTCGAACATCCCGACACGGCGCTGATCGCCTTTACCGGCTCGCGCAGCGTGGGCCTGGCGATCAACCGCCGGGCGGCGGAAGTTTCGGCTGCCGGCATCGGCTACGTGAAGCGGGTGATCGCGGAAATGGGCGGAAAGAACGCCATCCTTATCGACGACGACGCCGATCTCGACGAGGCCGTGATGGCCGTGGTCAAAAGCGCGTTCGGCTATCAGGGTCAGAAATGCTCGGCCTGTTCGCGGGTGATCGTGCTGGCAGGCGTGCATGACGCCTTTGTCAATCGGCTGGTCGAGGCGACGCGCAGCTTGCAGGTCGGCCCGGCGGAGGATGCGGCCACCAGCGTCGGGCCGGTGATCGACGCCGACGCCCAGGCCCGCGTCCGCGACTACATCGACGTCGGCCGGCGCGAGGCCCGCGAGCTCCTGGCGGTCGACGTCGGCGCGTTGGCGGAACAAGGCTTCTTCGTCGGGCCACATATCTTCGCCGACGTGCATTCCGATTCGCGATTGGCACAAGAAGAGATCTTCGGCCCGGTGTTGGCCGTGATCCGTGCCCGCGATCTCGACGAGGCGTTCGCCATCTTCAACGGCACGCCCTACGCGTTGACCGGCGGCATCTTTTCTCGCAGCCCTGCGCATCTCGATCGTGCCCGGCGCGAGTTGATGGTCGGCAATCTCTATCTCAACCGCGGCATCACGGGCGCGCTGGTGGGGCGGCAGCCGTTCGGCGGGTTCAAAATGTCGGGCATCGGCAGCAAGGCCGGCGGGCACGACTACCTCTTGCAGTTCGTGATTCCGCGCACGATCACCGAGAACACCATGCGCCGCGGCTTCGCCCCGCCCGCCGCCGGCCCCGCCGGACCGCAAAGCGGAGAATGATTGCTCCGCGCCTCCGCGCCCGATGTACTGGCTTCGACCGCCGAAAACCGCTAACATATCAAGCGGCGCTGATGCCTTCGCGCGAGCGAGGGATGCACGCCTTCGCCACAAACGGGTATGCCAT
This genomic stretch from Pirellulales bacterium harbors:
- a CDS encoding ABC transporter permease; this translates as MRRSARWLVEFAAPPAALFIVVVAVWHTSVVALGIKRNVLPLPSQVLQAGWERREALLSAAMMTGAGAAAGFALSLACGFVIACLFSQSRVVERSIYPYAIFLQTVPIVAVAPLIVAWFGYGFRSVVVVAFIISLFPVITNATAGLTQIDRNLLELFELAGATRRQVLVKLRLPSSVPHLVTGARISAGLSVVGAIVGEIFAGSGARWSGLGYLIQQTTGFQKTGELFAAVLTSAALGMVIFGSVSALGSLIMRFWRA
- the pruA gene encoding L-glutamate gamma-semialdehyde dehydrogenase, giving the protein MRDEFARLDELTPRDLENIERTTREVGDYLFAHLEGRRASVFERRWWDDRVMAWALRDESVKVQMFRFIDVLPMLNSTAAVVGHLHEYFHEVERHLPGAVRLALAAATPDSLMGRAMAIAARRNAMGHARRFIAGANTAEVLAAAMRERKLRRAFTLDILGEAVTSEVEADRYWRLYLDLIEQISPTVNAWREEPQIDRAGLSELPRVNLSIKLSALDSRFDPIDPEGTMQRVGRRLRPLLRLAREHHAHIHVDMESYQTKALTLRIFREILMEPEFRDWPHVGIVIQAYLRDAADDLVSLGKWARERGTPVWVRLVKGAYWDYETIHAQSVGWPLPVWQEKWQSDANFEQLTRYLLMHRDVLKTALGSHNLRSLAHGIAVARHLGLSPSAFELQMLYGMGDQEKQALVDLGHRMRIYMPYGELIPGMAYLVRRLLENTSNDSFLRASFAEEISPERLLMNPLEHRSEKTVGISLREMNPHAEREAYGTFSNEPTADFAREENRQAMQAALAQVGEQLGRHCPLWIAGRPVDTGDRLTSIDPSHGERVVGTSAAASAEHVDQAVAAAKGALAEWNGLGVEARADFLRRAAEVLRRRRFELAAWEVYECGKGWRESDADICEAIDFCEFYAREAMFLQGAGGWPSQAVPEIEGPTARPGKAILHGVDVPGEENRFTYLPRGVTGVIAPWNFPLAILTGMTTAALVTGNTVVMKPAEQSPVIAAKLMETFDEVGLPKGVLNYLPGTGEVAGARLVEHPDTALIAFTGSRSVGLAINRRAAEVSAAGIGYVKRVIAEMGGKNAILIDDDADLDEAVMAVVKSAFGYQGQKCSACSRVIVLAGVHDAFVNRLVEATRSLQVGPAEDAATSVGPVIDADAQARVRDYIDVGRREARELLAVDVGALAEQGFFVGPHIFADVHSDSRLAQEEIFGPVLAVIRARDLDEAFAIFNGTPYALTGGIFSRSPAHLDRARRELMVGNLYLNRGITGALVGRQPFGGFKMSGIGSKAGGHDYLLQFVIPRTITENTMRRGFAPPAAGPAGPQSGE